Genomic window (Polaribacter batillariae):
TGGATTTATAAAGCAAAATTATCCAGATAATCAAGCAGAAATGTTCGAGAATTTATCTAAAACACAACCAATTGGTCGCATGGGAAAACCCGAAGAAATCGCAAACCTTGCCTTGTATTTATGCAGCGATGAAGCCTCTTTTATTACAGGAACAGATTTTCCAATAGATGGCGGATTTATTAAATTAAATGGCTAAATTTAACGGCACAAATACTTAATAAATTTCAAAACCCTATTAAGATTTAAACAAAAAACAAAGATATTTTAAAATGAAACTCATAAGATTCGGAGCAGAAGGAAACGAAAAAGCAGGACTTCAATTAGAAAATAAAAGAATAGATGTTAGTGCTTTTGGCGAAGATTATAACGAACATTTTTTTGAAACAGACGGCTTAAAACGTTTAAAAGAATGGTTAAAAACAAACGAATCGAATTGTCCAGCGATTAATAATGCTGTAAGATTAGGTTCGCCAATCGCAAGACCTTCAAAAATAGTTTGTGTAGGATTAAATTATGCAAAACACGCAGAAGAAGCAGGCATGCAAATACCAAAAGAACCTGTATTATTCTTTAAATCTACCACCGCAATTGTGGGGCCTAACGACAATGTTGTAATTCCTAAAAATAGTACAAAAACCGATTGGGAAGTAGAATTGGCCATTGTAATTGGTAAAAAAGCATCGTATATAAATATAGAAGATGCAGAAGATTACATTGCAGGTTATGTTTTACATAACGATGTTTCGGAACGTGCTTTTCAAATAGAAAAAGAAGGCCAATGGTGTAAGGGAAAAGGCTGCGATACATTTGCACCTCTTGGACCGTTTTTGGCTACAAAAGAAGAAATAAAAGACCCTAATCATTTAGAGTTATGGTTAGAAGTGAATGGCGAGCGTTTACAACATTCTTCAACATCCGACTTTATTTTTAACGTACAAGAAGTAGTTGCATACATCAGTCAATACATGACCTTATTACCTGGAGACGTTATTTCTACAGGAACACCTTTTGGCGTAGGTTTAGGCTTCAATCCACCAAAATATCTAAAACCAGGTGACGTAATGCGTTTAGGAATTGAAGGTTTAGGCGTTTCAGAACAAAAAGCAGTAGCATACAAATAATGAGAATAGACGCACATCAACATTTTTGGCAATTTAATCCGCAAAGAGATATGTGGATTACAGATGAAATGGCTGTGCTTCAAAATAATTTCTTACCTAAAGATCTAGAACCTTTACTGCAAAAACATCAATTTAATGGTTGTGTGGCAGTACAAGCAGCTACTTCAGAAAAAGAAACTCAATTTTTGTTAGATTTAGCTAAAAAAAATAAGTTTATAAAAGGTGTGGTAGGTTGGCTAGATTTGTGTAATGGAAATATTCAAGAACGACTAAGTTATTTTTCATCTTACAAAAACTTAAAAGGTTTACGACATATTGTACAAGCAGAACCCAATGGTTTTATGTTACGCAAAGATTTTCAAAAAGGTATTTCTGCTCTAGAAAAACACAATTTAACCTACGATATTTTAATATTTCCACATCAATTAGAAGAAGCTATTGAGTTGGTTACTTCTTTTCCGAAACAAAAATTTATTTTAGACCATTGTGCAAAACCGTACATTAAAGATAAAAAAATAACGGTTTGGAAAAAGCATATCGAAAAATTAGCCTCCTTTAAAAATGTAGCCTGTAAAGTCTCTGGTTTGGCCACAGAAGCCGATTGGAGCACATGGAAAAAAGAAACCATACAACCATATCTTAATGTGGTATTCGATTCTTTTGGCACCAAAAGAACCCTTTTCGGAAGCGATTGGCCAGTAAGCTTATTAGCTGGAGATTATACAAAAACAGTAGGTTTAATAGAAAACTATATTTTACAATTTTCTAAAATAGAACAGCAACAAATAATGGGATTGAATGCCAAAGACTGGTATTCTTTAAACAACTAAAAATATGGATTTAAAGCTTAAAAATAAAGTAATTATTGTTACTGGTGGCTCAAAAGGCATTGGTAATGGCATCTGTAATTTGTTAGCAGAAGAAGGTGCTATTCCTGTAATTGTTGGTCGAAATAAACAAAATGTTTTAGACGCTGTTCAAAAAATAAAAAACAATGGTGGTAAAGCCTTTTATGCTTTCGCAGAATTAACAGATAAACAAGCTTGTGAAGATGCTGTAAACACTGTAATTAAAGAATTTGGTCGTATTGACGGATTGGTAAACAACGCTGGCGTTAACGATGGTGTGGGGTTAGAAAACGGAAATTACGACGATTTTATGACCTCAATACAACGAAATGTAACGCATTATTATGCAATGGCACATTTTGCGTTGCCGGAACTTAAAAAAAGCAAAGGTGCAATTGTAAACATAGGTTCTAAAACTTCGGTTACAGGCCAAGGAGGAACCTCTGGTTATGCAGCTGCAAATGGGGCAAGAAACGCACTAACCAGAGAATGGGCTGTAGAATTACTACCTTACAGCATACGTGTAAATGCAGTTATTGTGGCAGAATGTTTTACACCATTGTATAAAAAATGGCTAGATACATTTCCAAACCCTAAAGAAAAATTAAATAAAATTACAAAAAATATTCCTTTGGAAAACCGAATGACAACTGCTATAGAAATTGCAAATTCGGTTGCTTTTTTATTGTCAGAAACCTCTAGCCATACTACAGGCCAATTATTTTTTGTAGATGGTGGATATACTCATTTAGATCGCTCAATATAATTATGAAAAACACTACAAAAACACCAGTCGTATCCAAAAAGGTATTGATTCCTTTTATTTTAGTAACATCTTTATTTGCGCTTTGGGGCTTTGCAAATGCAGTTACAGACCCTATGGTTAATGCTTTTAAAAAAGTATTAGAATTAACAAACACCCAAGCTTCGTGGGTTCAAATGGCTTTTTACGGTGGTTACTTTTGTATGGCATTACCCGCAGCTTTGTTTATGCGTAAATATTCTTATAAAGTTGGGGTATTAATAGGTTTAGGGTTATACGCTGTTGGGGCTTTATTATTTTATCCTGCAGCCATTACAGAACAGTTTTGGTTTTTCTGCCTAGGGCTATATGTTTTAACCTTTGGTTTGGCGTTTTTAGAAACTGCAGCAAATCCTTATATTTTAGCAATGGGTGCAAAGGAAACAGCAACACAACGTTTAAATTTAGCGCAATCTGTAAATCCTGTTGGATTAATTGCTGGACTACTAGTCGCTAAATTTTTTGTGTATGACAAACTGCAATCAGACGATATTGTAAATTTTAGTGCTTTAGACGAAACAAAAAGAGCCTTAATTAGAGTCTCTGATTTGGCCGTAATTAGAGATCCATATGTAATATTAGGATTGGTTATTTTAGCGGTATTCGTTTTATTTTTAGTAAATAAAATGCCACAATCAAAAGAAGAAGGAACAATGCCTAGCTTAAAAGATACTTTTAAAAAACTTTTAGGCAATAAAAAATATGTTTTAGGTGTAATTGCTCAAATATTGTATGTGGGAGCTCAAATTATGACATGGACTTATATTTACCAATATGCAGAAGCGATCGATTTAGCAAATGCAAATGTGGTTGGCTATGAAAAAATTAACGTATTTACTTACCAATTTATAGCATTTGTGTTATTTACTTTAGGTCGTATCGTAGGAACAGCAATGCTACGTTTTATGAGCCCTGGCAAATTACTAATGTCTTTTGCATTGCTCGCAAGCATTTTTGTTTTAATGGCTATATTTATTGAAGGTATTTTCGGTTTATATGGTGTTGTAGGCATATCTTTTGCCATGTCTCTAATGTTTCCAACTATTTACGGAATTGCATTAAATGACTTAACAGAAGAACAATCTAAAGTAGGCTCTGCAGGATTGGTCATGGCCATTGTTGGGGGTGCATTACTGCCAATGCTACAAGGGGTAATTATAGATGCTGGAGGAAGAGGCGTTGCAGACACCAAAATTATGGGGGTTTCAGAAATTAATTTCTCTTTTATTTTGCCTTTAATTTGCTTTGCTTATATCGCTTGGTATGGTTTAACCGTGTTTAAAAAACACGAAACAATAAATCGTTAAATATATACAGTTTACAAAATGAAAGGTTTAAAAAGACATTGTTTTGCGTTAGATTTAGTTGATGATCCTGTACTTATAGCCGAATATAAAAAATATCATGAAAAAATATGGCCAGAAATTACTGCTAGTATTAGAAACGCTGGTATAGAAAACTTAGATATTTACTGTGTAGATAATCGATTGTTTATGATTATGGAGGTAAATAGTACTTTTTCTTTTGAAAAAAAAGCAATGATGGATGCTAAAAACCCAAAAGTACAAGAATGGGAAACTCTTATGTGGACATATCAACAAAAATTACCAACATCAAAACCTAACGAAAAGTGGCGATTGATGGAGCATATTTTTCAATTAGAATAAAAATGAATTTAGAATACAATACAAAATACCCATCAGTTGATGATTTGCGTAAAAAAGCAAAAAAACGCATTCCAAAATTTGCTTTCGAATACCTAGATGGTGGTTGTAACGACGATGTAAACCTTCATAAAAACACAAAAGAAATTAGAGACGTAGAATTAATTCCTAAGTACTTAGACCCACATGGAGGTTCTACATTAAAAACAGCACTTTTTGGCCATACATACGATGCTCCTTTTGGAATTGCTCCTGTTGGCTTGCAAGGCTTAATGTGGCCCAATGCACCAGAAATTTTAGCAAAATCGGCTCACAAACATAACATTCCGTTTATTTTAAGCACTGTTACAACTAGCAGTATCGAACGCATTAGCGAAATTACAGAAGGAAAAGCGTGGTTTCAATTATATCATCCTACAGAAGACCGTTTACGAGACGATATTATCAAACGAGCAGAAGCCGCACATTGCCCTGTGTTGGTTATTTTATGCGATGTACCTACATTTGGGTTTAGACCCAGAGATATTAGAAACGGTTTGGCAATGCCACCAAGAATGTCGTTATCGAACATTCTTCAAGTTTTAGGAAAACCAGAGTGGACATTTAACACCTTAAAATATGGGCAACCTAATTTTGAAACCTTAAAACCCTACATGCCTAAAAATCTCGATTTAAAACAACTAGGCTTATTTATGAATAATACTTTTTCTGGACGTTTAACGGAAGAAAAAATTAAACCAATTCGCGATATGTGGAAAGGTAAAATTGTCTTAAAAGGAGTCGCTACTGAAGCAGATACAGAAACTGCAATTCAATTAGGCTTAGATGGAGTTATTGTTTCGAATCACGGAGGAAGACAATTGGATGCAGGAGAATCAACCATAAAACCATTAACAAGAATTGCCGAAAAATATGGAAATCAAATTAAAGTAATGATGGATAGTGGCATGCGCTCTGGCCCAGATATTGCCAGAACATTAGCCAGTGGTGCAGCATTTACTTTTATGGGACGCAGTTTTATGTATGGTGTTTCTGCTTTAGGAAAAAAAGGTGGCGACCACACAATCGCTATCTTAAAAACACAATTGCAACAAGTTATGGAACAAGTTTGTTGTGAAAACGTAAAAGATTTTAATCAATTTTTAAAAAAATAATTAAACTATTTTTTAGTTTTAGAGTCTTATATAAAGTATGAAGAAATATACACTACTTCTATTATTTATATACGTTTCATTAAATAATGTCGCTCAAAAACAGCAACCCAGCTATAAAGATCAATGGCAGTTTGCTGCCAAAGATTCTAGTTTTTATGTAACTGCAGAGCAACAAAAAGAACTCTATGCTACAGAAACAGAAATAGAATGGTTTAAAGACGCCAAACTCGGTATTTTTGTGCATTGGGGACCCGCCTTATTAAAAACAAATGTGTTGAGTTGGGGCAGAAATGGAGAAAGACCTGGAGCAGGAAAACCCGCTAAAAATGGTATAAAACCAGTAATTTACGATAATCTTTATAAAAAATTCGACCCAAAAAATTTTAATGCAGACAAATGGATGCAACAAATAAAAAATTGGGGTGCAGAATACATTGTATTTACAGCAAAACATCATGATGGCTTTGTGTTTTTTGATGCAAAAAATACAGAATATAGTATTATGAATACGCCTTATGGAAAAGATATTTGTAAACAATTGGCTGATGCTGCACATAAAGCAGGTGTAAAATTATTTTGGTATTATTCGCAACCAGATTGGTTTCATCCAGACAATCTTCGAGAAAAACACTACGAAAATTATTTGCCTTACATGAAACAACACATCCAACAATTATTTACAAAATATGGTAAAATTAACGGTGTTTTTTGGGATCATTTAGCAACAAAATATTGGCAATGGGATTCGTATCACATCTTAAAAGATCTAAAAAAATGGCAACCAGGAATTATAAGCAATGCCAGAGTGGGTTTTGGTTGGCCTTTGGAAGATCGAGGAGATTACGACACTCCAGAACAAAGTTTAGGCCCCGTAAATCATCATAGATACTGGGAAGCCTGCTTAACCATGACAGACAAATGGTTGTACAGCCCAAAAGGCCCCATAAAACCATATGAAACTGTGTTAAGTATGTTAATTCAGGTTGCAGGAAATGGCGGAAACTTACTATTAAATTTAGGCCCAAATGGAAAAGGAGAATTTGTAGAAAAAGAAGTTGTTGAAGTAGAAAAACTTGGAAATTGGATTAAAAAATACGGAAACACCATTAAAAACACACGTCGTGGAATTTATATTGGTGGCGATTATGGCGCATCCACTCAAATTGGCAACAAATTGTACATTCATGTTTTGCAAAAAAGAGCAAACAATACAGAAGTTGCTATAGTATTACCTCAACTGCCAACAAAAATAATAGCAGCAAAAGGCATTACAGAAGGCTTCAAAAATCACGAAATTAAAAACGGAAAACTCATTCTTCATTTTGATAAAAATTTAGATAACATTGTTGAGTTGACTTTGGCTGAAAATCCTAATCAATTTGAAAGAATTGAAACCTGGAAAGCCAAACCAATTTCTAAAGAAGAATTTATCGTTTCTGAATCTTCCTTCTTAGATAAAAATAAAAAAGGAACTGTTATTTACAACACCAAAGGCAATGTGTTTAGCGAAGGAATTCATCTAAAAAAATGGTGGGAACCTAGAAAAGACGATAAAAATCCTAGTTTAAGTTTAGATTTTACATCAGCAAAAAAGGTAAATACGGTTTTATTAAGTGAAAATATGCGTTCGCATTGTGTCCGTGATTTTACAATTGAAACAAAAGACAAAAATGGCAATTGGAATACTATTTATAATGGCAAAACAATTGGCGAGGGTTTGCGAATAAAACTGAATGGAAATGCTATTTATGGAATTCGTTTAAACGTATTCAAAAACACAAAAGCAATTCAAATTACAGCATTTAATAGTTATGAATAAGTTGGTATTGGCCTTTTTATCGTTTTTTACTCTCTACTCTTGTAAGGCTCAAGATGCAACATCAATTAAACAAAAACCCAACGTCGTTTTTATTTTGGCGGATGATTTGGGTATTAATGCCCTAAACTGTTATGGCAATACTTTGGTAGAATCGCCAAATATCGATACACTTTTTTCTGAAGGCATGCATTTTACAAACGGCTATTCGAACGACCCAACTTGTGCCCCTTCTAGAGCATCCATAATTTCAGGCCAATATGTGCCAAGACACAAAGTCTATAGGGTTGCAGACAGGTATAAAAAAGATAAAAAAACATTGAAAGCCATGCAGTTTTTACCACCAGAAATTAATAAAGTAAAAGGTTCTGGAGCTGGTTTAAGTTTAGATAAAATAACCATTGCAGAAGCATTGAAAAGTAATAATTACACAACATCTGCCTATGGTAAATGGCATTTAGGTAAAAACGAATTGCAGATAAAAAATCAAGGTTTTGATGAAGGTTATGAAATTACAGGGCATTACAACTTTAAAACATCGCCAAATCAAACAGATTTAGACAATACTTTGTATTCTGCTGATGTAATTACTGAAAAAACAATTGAATTTATCAAAAAAGCAAAAGCAGCTAACAAGCCATTTTTTGCCTATGTTCCTTATTATTTAGTGCACAAACCTTTGCAACCAAAGCCTGAATATGTATCTTATTTTAAACAAAAACTAAAAGACCATAAAGAGGTTGGTAACGATGAGGTTAAGGTGCTAGCGATGATTAAAAGTTTAGACGATAGTGTGGGGCAATTATTGCAAACCTTAAAAAAATTAGGTTTAGAAGACAATACAATTATCGTTTTTACTAGTGATAATGGACATTATAAAACCGAAAGTAATATTTTTAATCAGCCTTATAAAGGTGTAAAAGGAGAAACTTTTGAAGGCGGTATTCGTGTTCCGTACATTTTTAAATGGAAAAACAAAATTAAAGCAGGCTCAAAATCAACAGAACCCATTATTCACGTAGATATTTACCCAACATTGTTAGGTTTAACCCAAACACCAAAACCCACAAATTATATTTTAGATGGCGAAGATATTTCGCCTATATTATTCCAAAAAACATCAAAAACCAAAAGAGATGCCTTAATTTGGCAATACACCAACTATGCAAGATGGAACGAGAAGAAAAAAGAATTTGCCAGTGAATGGGTAAATGTGATTCAAATGGATGGTTATAAAATGACAGAAGTTATAGAAAGTGGTAAATATAATTTATACAATCTAAAGAACGACCCTTATGAAACAATTGAAATTTCCAAAAAAAACCCACAAATTATTTCAAAAATGAAAAAAAGACTGGAAACATGGAAATTAAATACAGAATACCAAAAGCCTGTAAAAAACCCTAAATACAAATTATGAATGTATTAAAAAAAGCTGTTTTTGTATTGCTAGTTGTTTTTTTATCAAGCTGTAAATCCGATAAAAAGGAAGCATCTAAATTGTTTAAAAAAGAAAACTTAATTCCTTGGTCTATCGTTGGTTTCGACGTAAAAGAGCGTACACCAAAGCAGCGTTTAGAAATGTTAGAACGTTTAGGGTACAAACAATATGCTTATGGTTATCGCCCTAAACATTTGCCTACCATGGCACAAGAATGGCAGTTGGCAGCTCAAAAAAACATAAAACTCTCTGCAGTTTGGCTTTATGTAAATTTATATAAAGATAGTATTGGTGCCTTAAGACCCGATGCAGAAGCTGTTTTTAAAAATCTAGAAAAAGTAGGCTTAAAAACTCAAATTTGGGTGGGTTTTTATCCAGAATATTTTAATGACTTAACAGATGCAGAAGCTTTAAAACAATCTGTAAACATGATATCTTATTTGTCTAAAAGAGCAAATAAATTAGGTTGTAAAATAGCATTGTACAACCATGGAGGTTGGTTTGGGAAGCCTCAAAACCAACTTCGAATTATAAAAGCGTTGCCAAATGAAGATTTAGGAGTTGTGTTTAATTTTCATCATGCACACGATTCTTTAGATAATTATCACGAAAACATAAAAAGCTTGTTACCCTACTTATGGTCTGTAAGTTTAAATGGAATGAA
Coding sequences:
- a CDS encoding fumarylacetoacetate hydrolase family protein, whose protein sequence is MKLIRFGAEGNEKAGLQLENKRIDVSAFGEDYNEHFFETDGLKRLKEWLKTNESNCPAINNAVRLGSPIARPSKIVCVGLNYAKHAEEAGMQIPKEPVLFFKSTTAIVGPNDNVVIPKNSTKTDWEVELAIVIGKKASYINIEDAEDYIAGYVLHNDVSERAFQIEKEGQWCKGKGCDTFAPLGPFLATKEEIKDPNHLELWLEVNGERLQHSSTSDFIFNVQEVVAYISQYMTLLPGDVISTGTPFGVGLGFNPPKYLKPGDVMRLGIEGLGVSEQKAVAYK
- a CDS encoding L-rhamnose mutarotase — its product is MKGLKRHCFALDLVDDPVLIAEYKKYHEKIWPEITASIRNAGIENLDIYCVDNRLFMIMEVNSTFSFEKKAMMDAKNPKVQEWETLMWTYQQKLPTSKPNEKWRLMEHIFQLE
- a CDS encoding sulfatase translates to MNKLVLAFLSFFTLYSCKAQDATSIKQKPNVVFILADDLGINALNCYGNTLVESPNIDTLFSEGMHFTNGYSNDPTCAPSRASIISGQYVPRHKVYRVADRYKKDKKTLKAMQFLPPEINKVKGSGAGLSLDKITIAEALKSNNYTTSAYGKWHLGKNELQIKNQGFDEGYEITGHYNFKTSPNQTDLDNTLYSADVITEKTIEFIKKAKAANKPFFAYVPYYLVHKPLQPKPEYVSYFKQKLKDHKEVGNDEVKVLAMIKSLDDSVGQLLQTLKKLGLEDNTIIVFTSDNGHYKTESNIFNQPYKGVKGETFEGGIRVPYIFKWKNKIKAGSKSTEPIIHVDIYPTLLGLTQTPKPTNYILDGEDISPILFQKTSKTKRDALIWQYTNYARWNEKKKEFASEWVNVIQMDGYKMTEVIESGKYNLYNLKNDPYETIEISKKNPQIISKMKKRLETWKLNTEYQKPVKNPKYKL
- a CDS encoding alpha-hydroxy acid oxidase, producing the protein MNLEYNTKYPSVDDLRKKAKKRIPKFAFEYLDGGCNDDVNLHKNTKEIRDVELIPKYLDPHGGSTLKTALFGHTYDAPFGIAPVGLQGLMWPNAPEILAKSAHKHNIPFILSTVTTSSIERISEITEGKAWFQLYHPTEDRLRDDIIKRAEAAHCPVLVILCDVPTFGFRPRDIRNGLAMPPRMSLSNILQVLGKPEWTFNTLKYGQPNFETLKPYMPKNLDLKQLGLFMNNTFSGRLTEEKIKPIRDMWKGKIVLKGVATEADTETAIQLGLDGVIVSNHGGRQLDAGESTIKPLTRIAEKYGNQIKVMMDSGMRSGPDIARTLASGAAFTFMGRSFMYGVSALGKKGGDHTIAILKTQLQQVMEQVCCENVKDFNQFLKK
- the fucP gene encoding L-fucose:H+ symporter permease, with the protein product MKNTTKTPVVSKKVLIPFILVTSLFALWGFANAVTDPMVNAFKKVLELTNTQASWVQMAFYGGYFCMALPAALFMRKYSYKVGVLIGLGLYAVGALLFYPAAITEQFWFFCLGLYVLTFGLAFLETAANPYILAMGAKETATQRLNLAQSVNPVGLIAGLLVAKFFVYDKLQSDDIVNFSALDETKRALIRVSDLAVIRDPYVILGLVILAVFVLFLVNKMPQSKEEGTMPSLKDTFKKLLGNKKYVLGVIAQILYVGAQIMTWTYIYQYAEAIDLANANVVGYEKINVFTYQFIAFVLFTLGRIVGTAMLRFMSPGKLLMSFALLASIFVLMAIFIEGIFGLYGVVGISFAMSLMFPTIYGIALNDLTEEQSKVGSAGLVMAIVGGALLPMLQGVIIDAGGRGVADTKIMGVSEINFSFILPLICFAYIAWYGLTVFKKHETINR
- a CDS encoding sugar phosphate isomerase/epimerase family protein encodes the protein MNVLKKAVFVLLVVFLSSCKSDKKEASKLFKKENLIPWSIVGFDVKERTPKQRLEMLERLGYKQYAYGYRPKHLPTMAQEWQLAAQKNIKLSAVWLYVNLYKDSIGALRPDAEAVFKNLEKVGLKTQIWVGFYPEYFNDLTDAEALKQSVNMISYLSKRANKLGCKIALYNHGGWFGKPQNQLRIIKALPNEDLGVVFNFHHAHDSLDNYHENIKSLLPYLWSVSLNGMKAEGPKIITIGKGNLEKQMIQQLIDLNYRGPFNLLGHVKGGDPEVIIEQNYQGLQLLFSKK
- a CDS encoding SDR family oxidoreductase, coding for MDLKLKNKVIIVTGGSKGIGNGICNLLAEEGAIPVIVGRNKQNVLDAVQKIKNNGGKAFYAFAELTDKQACEDAVNTVIKEFGRIDGLVNNAGVNDGVGLENGNYDDFMTSIQRNVTHYYAMAHFALPELKKSKGAIVNIGSKTSVTGQGGTSGYAAANGARNALTREWAVELLPYSIRVNAVIVAECFTPLYKKWLDTFPNPKEKLNKITKNIPLENRMTTAIEIANSVAFLLSETSSHTTGQLFFVDGGYTHLDRSI
- a CDS encoding alpha-L-fucosidase, which gives rise to MKKYTLLLLFIYVSLNNVAQKQQPSYKDQWQFAAKDSSFYVTAEQQKELYATETEIEWFKDAKLGIFVHWGPALLKTNVLSWGRNGERPGAGKPAKNGIKPVIYDNLYKKFDPKNFNADKWMQQIKNWGAEYIVFTAKHHDGFVFFDAKNTEYSIMNTPYGKDICKQLADAAHKAGVKLFWYYSQPDWFHPDNLREKHYENYLPYMKQHIQQLFTKYGKINGVFWDHLATKYWQWDSYHILKDLKKWQPGIISNARVGFGWPLEDRGDYDTPEQSLGPVNHHRYWEACLTMTDKWLYSPKGPIKPYETVLSMLIQVAGNGGNLLLNLGPNGKGEFVEKEVVEVEKLGNWIKKYGNTIKNTRRGIYIGGDYGASTQIGNKLYIHVLQKRANNTEVAIVLPQLPTKIIAAKGITEGFKNHEIKNGKLILHFDKNLDNIVELTLAENPNQFERIETWKAKPISKEEFIVSESSFLDKNKKGTVIYNTKGNVFSEGIHLKKWWEPRKDDKNPSLSLDFTSAKKVNTVLLSENMRSHCVRDFTIETKDKNGNWNTIYNGKTIGEGLRIKLNGNAIYGIRLNVFKNTKAIQITAFNSYE
- a CDS encoding amidohydrolase family protein, producing the protein MRIDAHQHFWQFNPQRDMWITDEMAVLQNNFLPKDLEPLLQKHQFNGCVAVQAATSEKETQFLLDLAKKNKFIKGVVGWLDLCNGNIQERLSYFSSYKNLKGLRHIVQAEPNGFMLRKDFQKGISALEKHNLTYDILIFPHQLEEAIELVTSFPKQKFILDHCAKPYIKDKKITVWKKHIEKLASFKNVACKVSGLATEADWSTWKKETIQPYLNVVFDSFGTKRTLFGSDWPVSLLAGDYTKTVGLIENYILQFSKIEQQQIMGLNAKDWYSLNN